Proteins encoded in a region of the Sphingopyxis sp. OAS728 genome:
- the rplL gene encoding 50S ribosomal protein L7/L12 has product MADLAKIVEELSALTVLEAADLSKMLEEKWGVSAAAAVAVAAGPAAAAGPAAEEQTEFDVILTGDGGNKINVIKEVRAITGLGLGEAKALVEGAPKAVKEGVNKAEAEELKAKLLAAGATVELK; this is encoded by the coding sequence ATGGCTGATCTTGCAAAGATCGTTGAAGAACTGTCGGCGCTGACCGTCCTCGAAGCGGCTGACCTGTCGAAGATGCTCGAAGAAAAGTGGGGCGTTTCGGCTGCCGCTGCTGTTGCTGTCGCCGCTGGACCGGCCGCTGCCGCTGGCCCGGCTGCTGAAGAGCAGACCGAATTCGACGTCATCCTGACGGGTGACGGCGGCAACAAGATCAACGTGATTAAGGAAGTCCGTGCGATCACCGGCCTGGGTCTTGGCGAAGCCAAGGCGCTCGTCGAAGGCGCACCGAAGGCCGTCAAGGAAGGCGTCAACAAGGCTGAAGCTGAAGAGCTGAAGGCCAAGCTGCTCGCCGCCGGCGCGACCGTCGAACTGAAGTAA
- a CDS encoding phosphoribosylglycinamide synthetase, producing MKTTDLSPTRLPNHLRDTQRLLFIAKHARWTGGLHSDDGNHALYHREMRETLEGLGIELLIADSYAALFDRPAADFVFPLLNRGGFFNSEMLLPLLCNQHGLPYLGASPIVRGLSDDKHLTKLEAAARGVPTAPWALFRRGAPVDVSRCPPARRWVIKPNNSSASWGVRDAHDRVELAQAILEIHALDHDALVEPFIDGSDIEVPVITLDGEPAMLPMMIFEQDDPTQLRTYQEKRDLVGNVGYCIKRFDDPAIGDQIADYTRRMADIFRPFDYGRFEFRVDHATGDVRLLEVNLNCNLWSEKLFSRSAVSAGFTHASLIETIVAESMLRQIAPAAQRNAA from the coding sequence ATGAAAACGACCGATCTCTCGCCGACCCGGCTGCCGAACCATCTGCGCGACACGCAGCGGCTTCTATTCATTGCGAAGCATGCGCGCTGGACTGGCGGGCTCCATTCCGATGACGGCAATCATGCGCTTTACCACCGCGAGATGCGCGAGACGCTCGAGGGGCTCGGCATCGAACTGCTGATCGCCGACAGCTATGCCGCGCTGTTCGACAGACCCGCCGCGGACTTCGTCTTTCCGCTGCTCAATCGCGGCGGTTTCTTCAATTCCGAAATGCTGCTGCCTTTGCTGTGCAACCAGCACGGCCTGCCTTATCTGGGCGCATCGCCGATCGTGCGCGGGCTGTCCGACGACAAGCATCTGACCAAGCTGGAGGCCGCGGCGCGCGGCGTGCCGACGGCGCCCTGGGCCTTGTTCCGACGCGGGGCGCCGGTCGACGTGTCACGCTGCCCGCCGGCGCGGCGCTGGGTGATCAAGCCGAACAACAGCTCGGCCTCGTGGGGCGTCCGCGATGCGCACGACCGCGTCGAACTCGCGCAGGCGATCCTCGAAATCCACGCGCTCGATCACGACGCGCTCGTCGAGCCCTTTATCGACGGCAGCGATATCGAGGTGCCGGTGATCACGCTGGATGGGGAACCGGCAATGTTGCCGATGATGATCTTCGAGCAGGATGATCCGACCCAGCTTCGTACCTATCAGGAAAAGCGCGATCTGGTCGGTAATGTCGGATATTGCATCAAGCGCTTCGACGATCCGGCGATCGGCGACCAGATCGCCGACTATACAAGGCGCATGGCGGACATCTTCCGCCCGTTCGATTACGGCCGCTTCGAGTTTCGCGTCGATCATGCGACGGGCGACGTCCGGCTGCTCGAGGTCAATCTCAACTGCAACCTGTGGTCCGAAAAACTCTTCTCGCGCTCGGCGGTCTCTGCGGGCTTCACGCACGCGTCGCTGATCGAGACGATCGTCGCCGAAAGCATGCTCCGCCAGATCGCTCCCGCGGCGCAGCGGAACGCCGCGTGA
- a CDS encoding NTP transferase domain-containing protein codes for MSGSILILAGRRPGAVDALAEAHGVADKCLVPVAGRPMIAHVLESAADSRAGQVFVSTHHADLLGDLTDPVVDLLGDRLVVVPAADNLADSVLAIAGIAGFPLLITTADNCLLTPATITEIEAEAERLGADAGVALARREDVLAVHPEGQRRFYEFSDVAVSNCNAYWIGHPNALRAAEAFRGGGQFVKKPFRVMHAFGLINLLRFRFGLGPIHHIFQRISRHLDVEIAPLLVSNGATAIDVDNEGSLRVTEALMKRPDIVNPRPSFRGSPAGCGAAGERQLAVTR; via the coding sequence GTGAGCGGGTCGATCCTGATCCTCGCGGGCCGCCGCCCCGGTGCCGTCGACGCGCTCGCCGAGGCGCATGGCGTCGCCGATAAATGCCTTGTTCCGGTCGCCGGGCGGCCGATGATCGCGCATGTGCTGGAAAGCGCGGCCGATAGCCGCGCAGGGCAGGTTTTCGTATCCACGCATCACGCGGACCTGCTCGGCGACCTGACGGATCCGGTCGTCGATCTGCTCGGCGATCGGTTGGTCGTCGTGCCTGCGGCCGACAATCTTGCGGATTCGGTTCTCGCGATCGCGGGCATCGCCGGCTTTCCGCTGCTCATCACAACCGCCGACAATTGCCTGCTCACCCCTGCGACGATCACCGAGATCGAAGCCGAGGCGGAACGGCTCGGCGCCGATGCCGGCGTGGCGCTGGCGCGGCGCGAGGATGTGCTGGCGGTTCATCCCGAGGGCCAGCGGCGCTTTTACGAATTTTCAGACGTCGCGGTGTCGAACTGCAACGCCTATTGGATCGGGCATCCGAATGCGCTGCGCGCAGCGGAGGCGTTTCGCGGCGGCGGCCAGTTCGTCAAGAAGCCGTTTCGCGTGATGCACGCGTTCGGCCTTATCAACCTGCTCCGCTTCCGGTTCGGCCTTGGTCCGATCCACCACATCTTTCAGCGCATCTCGCGCCATCTGGACGTCGAAATCGCCCCGCTGCTGGTCAGCAACGGGGCGACGGCGATCGATGTCGATAATGAAGGGTCGCTGCGGGTGACCGAGGCGCTGATGAAGCGCCCCGATATCGTCAATCCGCGACCCAGTTTCCGTGGAAGCCCGGCGGGATGCGGTGCGGCAGGTGAACGACAGCTTGCGGTGACCCGCTGA
- a CDS encoding carotenoid oxygenase family protein, with protein sequence MASNVETLIRGAVVKGIGKVADFNRKRLPRPTDAHPFLTGIHKPMTEEFTLEELRVDGEIPAALTGRYLRNGPNPAAAPDPASYHWFTGVGMVHGIRIEGGKADWYRNRWVRGSEACAVLGEDLPPGPRAENNDAPNTNVVGLAGRTFAIVEAGGKPVELGYELSTIAHNPFDGTLVGSYTAHPHHDPFTDEMHAITYRGDEPNKVWHVVLDKDAHVIREEAIAVSDGPSIHDCAITENHMLVFDLPVTFSMKMLLAGYRFPYAWNEAHQARVGLLRRKGSGDSIIWVPVEPCYVFHPANAFETADGKVIVDVVAHETMFAESKRGPDSQKSRLERWTIDPVAGTTTRAVIHDHAQEFPRYDERLTTRPYRYAYSIAIPDGESTEWALAETRLFKHDLEAGTTAVHDFGAGRHPGEFVFVPRSADGAEDDGWLIGLVVDMNHETTELVILNADDFSGSPQAVVHLPHRIPPGFHGNWVAD encoded by the coding sequence ATGGCAAGCAACGTCGAAACCCTGATCCGCGGCGCTGTCGTCAAAGGCATCGGCAAGGTTGCCGACTTCAACCGCAAGCGCCTCCCCCGCCCCACCGACGCGCACCCCTTCCTCACCGGCATCCACAAACCGATGACCGAGGAGTTCACGCTGGAGGAATTGCGCGTCGACGGCGAAATCCCCGCCGCGCTGACCGGCCGCTACTTGCGTAATGGGCCAAACCCGGCTGCGGCGCCCGACCCCGCCAGCTATCACTGGTTCACCGGCGTCGGCATGGTCCACGGCATCCGTATCGAAGGCGGCAAGGCCGACTGGTATCGCAACCGCTGGGTCCGCGGCAGCGAAGCCTGCGCGGTGCTCGGCGAAGACCTGCCCCCCGGCCCGCGCGCCGAAAATAACGATGCGCCGAACACCAATGTCGTGGGCCTCGCGGGCCGCACCTTCGCGATCGTCGAAGCGGGCGGCAAGCCGGTCGAGCTCGGCTACGAACTGAGCACGATCGCGCACAACCCGTTCGATGGCACGCTGGTCGGCAGCTACACCGCGCACCCGCATCACGACCCCTTCACCGACGAGATGCACGCGATCACCTATCGCGGCGACGAACCCAACAAGGTCTGGCACGTCGTCCTCGACAAGGACGCGCACGTCATCCGCGAGGAAGCCATTGCGGTCAGCGATGGCCCGTCGATCCACGACTGTGCGATCACCGAAAATCATATGCTGGTCTTCGACCTGCCCGTCACCTTCTCGATGAAGATGCTGCTCGCCGGCTATCGCTTTCCCTATGCATGGAACGAGGCGCACCAGGCGCGCGTCGGCCTCCTCCGCAGGAAAGGCAGCGGCGATAGCATTATCTGGGTGCCCGTCGAGCCCTGCTATGTCTTCCATCCCGCCAACGCCTTTGAGACCGCCGACGGCAAGGTGATCGTCGACGTGGTCGCGCACGAAACGATGTTCGCGGAATCGAAACGCGGTCCCGACAGCCAGAAATCGCGCCTCGAACGCTGGACGATCGATCCGGTGGCGGGAACGACGACGCGCGCCGTCATCCACGATCATGCACAGGAATTTCCGCGCTACGACGAACGGCTGACAACGCGGCCCTATCGCTACGCCTACAGCATCGCGATTCCCGACGGGGAATCGACCGAGTGGGCGCTGGCCGAGACGCGGCTCTTCAAGCATGATCTGGAAGCGGGCACGACCGCCGTCCATGACTTCGGCGCCGGCCGCCACCCCGGCGAGTTCGTCTTTGTGCCGCGGAGCGCCGACGGCGCAGAGGATGACGGCTGGCTGATCGGGCTGGTGGTCGACATGAACCACGAGACGACCGAACTGGTCATCCTCAACGCCGATGACTTCAGCGGGTCACCGCAAGCTGTCGTTCACCTGCCGCACCGCATCCCGCCGGGCTTCCACGGAAACTGGGTCGCGGATTGA
- a CDS encoding TetR/AcrR family transcriptional regulator produces the protein MMASKDNSVNIKSDGAKATGAYHHGDLRAAVIAAGLKRLAEGDAGELGLRALARDVGVSATALYRHFPDKEALLDALADEGLRRLGALQAQAWLKAGGAVAGFKATGIAYVRFAHDEPALFRLSFTRQMSERCPDGSNDGGEVAYNLLRAGVGEALPGVEDPDTAALHAWALVHGLAMLILDRRIAWDEAKVAEVVGLTFGGVG, from the coding sequence ATGATGGCAAGCAAAGATAACAGCGTCAACATAAAAAGCGACGGCGCGAAGGCGACGGGCGCTTATCATCATGGCGACCTGCGCGCGGCGGTGATCGCGGCGGGGCTCAAGCGGCTGGCGGAGGGCGACGCTGGCGAGCTCGGCCTGCGCGCGCTCGCCCGCGATGTGGGGGTGAGCGCGACCGCGCTGTACCGCCATTTCCCCGACAAGGAGGCGCTGCTCGACGCGCTCGCCGACGAAGGACTGCGACGGCTCGGCGCGCTGCAGGCGCAGGCGTGGCTGAAAGCGGGCGGCGCGGTCGCGGGCTTCAAGGCGACGGGGATCGCCTATGTCCGCTTTGCGCATGACGAGCCCGCGCTGTTCCGGCTGAGCTTCACGCGCCAGATGTCCGAACGTTGTCCCGATGGGAGCAATGATGGCGGCGAGGTTGCCTATAATTTGCTGCGCGCCGGAGTGGGCGAGGCGCTTCCGGGCGTCGAGGATCCCGATACCGCAGCGCTGCACGCCTGGGCGCTGGTGCATGGCCTCGCGATGCTGATCCTCGACCGGCGCATCGCATGGGATGAGGCCAAGGTCGCCGAAGTTGTCGGATTGACCTTTGGCGGGGTTGGCTGA